From the genome of Persephonella atlantica:
GATCTATCATCAACAAAATACTGTTTATCACTATCTCTGGAGCTGTAGTAGTATCTATTGTTGCAGCACTGATATTTTTCTTTATCTTTGCCAGTGAAGGAACATACCACTTTCTCCAGAACATACTGGACTATGCCAAAACCCATCCGGCAACATTTGCCATTTTCCTTGGATTTTTAACATTTCAGGCTTCACTTATACCTATCATTATGACTTATTTTCTTCTAAAAAAAGAAATAATTGACCCGCTGCAGGAAATAGCTGACAGAATGGAAAAGATATCAATGGGAGAGATAGATGAAGAAATTCCCGTTAAAAGAAAAGACGAAATTGGGCACCTGCAGGAGTCATTTGAGAGAATGCGTATGAGTTTAAAACTGATAATAGACAGACTGGAAAGTGAAGAAATATGATTAAAATATAGCCACTGTGGTTAAATTTTATACATGCATATACACTGTACAGACAGTATATTTTGGAAAATTCTTATCTGCCAATGACTTATTGTTTTGGCACGTTAATTGATTAAGACCTCCTGAAAAAACAGAAGGAGGTCTTAGACATGAAAAGACATTTTTTAGCTCTGCTTTCGTTCGTGTTTGTATTTTCTACTGCATTTTCACAGGAAAAACTTACAGTTGTCTATCTGTACCACAAAGACAGTCCGCATTATGAAAAAATAAACAACAAAATCCTGAAAAACAAACACCTTGCAAAAAGAATAAAGAAAAATTTTGAGTTCTATAAGGTTATGATAGGAACGCATGCTTCAAAAGAATTCGCAAACAGGTATAACATTGAGGAAAAAGAAGGGGTTTACTTTATAGACCCATCGTCCAACACCCTGCTGTACAGACTTACAGACCTCAACAAACCCTGCAAATGTGCAAATCTGAT
Proteins encoded in this window:
- a CDS encoding HAMP domain-containing protein; its protein translation is MESANFIQRSIINKILFITISGAVVVSIVAALIFFFIFASEGTYHFLQNILDYAKTHPATFAIFLGFLTFQASLIPIIMTYFLLKKEIIDPLQEIADRMEKISMGEIDEEIPVKRKDEIGHLQESFERMRMSLKLIIDRLESEEI